One segment of Haemophilus influenzae DNA contains the following:
- the valS gene encoding valine--tRNA ligase, whose protein sequence is MTQKFEMADRFNPSAVEQALYQHWEESGYFKPSENENVPSYCIAIPPPNVTGSLHMGHAFQQTLMDTLIRFNRMEGHNTLWQAGTDHAGIATQMVVERKIAAEEGKTRHDYGREAFINKIWDWKAYSGGTISQQMRRLGNSIDWERERFTMDEGLSNAVKEVFVRLHEEGLIYRGKRLVNWDPKLHTAISDLEVENKESKGSLWHFRYPLANGAKTADGKDYLVVATTRPETMLGDTAVAVHPEDERYKDLQGKTVILPLANREIPIIADEYVDREFGTGVVKITPAHDFNDYEVGKRHSLLMVNVLTLNADIRDEAEIIGTDGKPLAGYEATIPADYRGLERFAARKKIVADFEALGLLDEIKPHDLKVPYGDRGGVPIEPMLTDQWYVSVKPLADVAIKAVEDGEIQFVPKQYENLYFSWMRDIQDWCISRQLWWGHRIPAWYDEAGNVYVARNEEEVRAKHNLPTDLALRQDEDVLDTWFSSGLWTFSTLGWPEQTKELKMFHPTDVLITGFDIIFFWVARMIMFTMHFVKDENGKPQVPFKTVYVTGLIRDEQGQKMSKSKGNVLDPIDMIDGISLEDLLEKRTGNMMQPQLAEKIAKATRKEFTDGIAAHGTDALRFTLAALASNGRDINWDMKRLEGYRNFCNKLWNASRFVLTNDKLDLSEGEIEFSLADRWIQSEFNRTVETFRNSLSQYRFDLCANAIYEFTWNQFCDWYLELTKPVFANGNAAQIRAASQTLVHVLEKLLRLAHPLIPFITEEIWQKVKGFVGITGDSIMLQTFPKVEESAFDPEAESEIEWLKEVIVAVRNIRAESNIAPSKGLDLLFRNLSAENAKILEKQTALLKAMAKLDNVQVLAANETAPLAVAKLVGNAELLVPMAGFINKEAELARLTKEIEKYQNEVKRIENKLSNEAFVAKAPEAVIAKEREKQAEYQSGLEKIQEQYKAIEGL, encoded by the coding sequence ATGACACAAAAATTTGAAATGGCAGACCGTTTTAATCCGTCTGCGGTAGAACAAGCCCTTTATCAACATTGGGAAGAGAGCGGTTATTTTAAACCGTCTGAAAATGAAAACGTGCCGAGCTATTGTATTGCGATTCCGCCACCGAACGTAACAGGTTCTTTACACATGGGGCATGCTTTCCAACAAACCTTAATGGATACCTTAATCCGTTTTAACCGTATGGAAGGACATAACACCTTATGGCAAGCGGGGACAGACCACGCGGGTATTGCAACCCAAATGGTGGTAGAGCGTAAAATTGCTGCAGAAGAAGGCAAAACTCGCCACGATTATGGCCGTGAAGCATTCATCAACAAAATTTGGGATTGGAAAGCCTATTCAGGTGGCACAATCAGCCAACAAATGCGTCGTTTAGGTAACTCAATCGACTGGGAACGTGAGCGTTTCACTATGGACGAGGGGTTATCCAATGCGGTAAAAGAAGTGTTTGTTCGTTTGCACGAAGAAGGTTTGATTTACCGTGGCAAACGCTTAGTAAACTGGGACCCAAAACTTCACACCGCGATTTCTGATTTAGAAGTGGAAAATAAAGAGAGCAAAGGCTCCCTTTGGCATTTCCGCTATCCGTTAGCAAACGGTGCAAAAACGGCAGATGGTAAAGATTATTTAGTGGTCGCAACTACGCGTCCAGAAACTATGTTGGGCGATACGGCGGTGGCTGTGCATCCTGAAGATGAACGCTACAAAGATTTGCAAGGTAAGACGGTAATTCTACCGCTTGCAAACCGTGAAATTCCGATTATTGCGGATGAATATGTGGATCGTGAATTCGGTACTGGTGTGGTGAAAATTACTCCTGCGCACGACTTTAACGACTACGAAGTGGGTAAACGTCACAGCTTGCTGATGGTCAATGTATTAACCTTAAACGCAGATATTCGTGATGAAGCGGAAATTATCGGTACTGACGGCAAACCACTTGCTGGCTATGAAGCGACTATTCCTGCGGATTACCGTGGCTTAGAGCGTTTCGCTGCACGTAAGAAAATCGTGGCAGATTTTGAAGCGCTTGGCTTATTAGACGAAATCAAACCGCACGATTTGAAAGTGCCTTATGGTGACCGTGGCGGCGTGCCAATTGAGCCGATGTTAACCGACCAATGGTATGTGAGCGTGAAACCGCTTGCTGATGTAGCGATTAAAGCGGTGGAAGATGGCGAAATCCAATTCGTGCCAAAACAATATGAAAACCTTTACTTCTCTTGGATGCGTGATATTCAAGATTGGTGTATCTCTCGCCAACTTTGGTGGGGACACCGTATTCCCGCATGGTATGACGAAGCAGGTAATGTGTACGTAGCACGTAACGAAGAAGAAGTGCGTGCAAAACACAACTTACCGACAGATCTTGCATTACGCCAAGATGAAGACGTGTTAGATACGTGGTTCTCCTCAGGCTTATGGACATTCTCAACTTTAGGCTGGCCAGAGCAAACTAAAGAGCTCAAAATGTTCCATCCAACGGATGTGTTAATCACTGGCTTCGACATCATCTTCTTCTGGGTTGCACGTATGATTATGTTTACGATGCACTTTGTGAAAGATGAAAACGGCAAACCACAAGTGCCATTTAAAACTGTGTATGTAACAGGCTTGATTCGTGATGAGCAAGGTCAAAAAATGTCGAAATCGAAAGGTAACGTGCTTGATCCAATCGATATGATTGACGGTATTAGCCTTGAAGATTTACTTGAAAAACGCACTGGCAACATGATGCAGCCGCAATTGGCAGAGAAAATTGCCAAAGCAACCCGTAAAGAATTTACGGACGGTATTGCTGCTCACGGTACAGACGCATTGCGTTTCACATTAGCTGCGTTGGCTTCAAACGGTCGTGATATCAACTGGGATATGAAACGTTTAGAAGGCTACCGCAACTTCTGTAATAAATTATGGAATGCAAGCCGTTTCGTATTAACGAATGACAAATTAGATTTAAGCGAAGGCGAGATCGAGTTCTCATTGGCGGATCGTTGGATTCAATCGGAATTCAATCGCACAGTTGAAACTTTCCGTAATTCATTAAGCCAATATCGTTTTGACCTTTGTGCCAATGCGATTTATGAATTTACCTGGAATCAATTCTGCGACTGGTATTTAGAATTGACTAAACCAGTATTTGCCAACGGTAATGCAGCACAAATTCGTGCAGCAAGCCAAACTTTGGTTCACGTATTAGAAAAATTATTACGTTTAGCGCATCCGCTGATTCCATTTATTACCGAAGAAATTTGGCAAAAAGTGAAAGGATTTGTCGGCATTACGGGTGACAGCATTATGTTGCAAACTTTCCCGAAAGTGGAAGAGAGTGCTTTTGACCCAGAAGCAGAATCTGAAATTGAGTGGTTAAAGGAAGTGATTGTTGCGGTGCGTAATATCCGTGCAGAAAGCAACATCGCACCAAGCAAAGGTTTAGATCTGTTATTCCGTAATTTAAGTGCAGAGAATGCAAAAATTCTTGAAAAACAGACCGCTCTTTTAAAAGCCATGGCGAAGTTAGACAACGTTCAAGTGTTAGCGGCAAATGAAACCGCACCGCTTGCGGTAGCGAAACTCGTGGGCAATGCTGAATTACTCGTGCCAATGGCTGGGTTTATCAATAAAGAAGCTGAGCTTGCACGTTTAACCAAAGAGATTGAAAAATATCAAAACGAAGTTAAACGCATCGAGAATAAACTTAGCAATGAAGCTTTTGTGGCTAAAGCACCTGAAGCAGTGATTGCGAAAGAACGCGAAAAACAAGCGGAATACCAATCTGGATTAGAAAAAATCCAAGAGCAGTATAAAGCGATTGAGGGGTTATAG